The Pan paniscus chromosome 12, NHGRI_mPanPan1-v2.0_pri, whole genome shotgun sequence genome window below encodes:
- the LOC100977522 gene encoding multifunctional methyltransferase subunit TRM112-like protein, translating to MKLLTHNLLSSHVRGVGSRGFPLCLQATEVRICPVEFNPQLTWHHTWHVSYVVHMIPKVEWSAFLEAADSLRLIQVPKGPVEGYEENEEFLRTMHHLLLEVEVIEGTLQCPESGRMFPISRGIPNMLLSEEETES from the coding sequence ATGAAACTGCTCACCCACAATCTGCTGAGCTCGCATGTGCGGGGGGTGGGGTCCCGTGGCTTCCCCCTGTGCCTCCAGGCCACCGAGGTCCGTATCTGCCCTGTGGAGTTCAACCCCCAACTTACGTGGCATCATACGTGGCACGTATCATACGTGGTACATATGATACCTAAGGTGGAGTGGTCGGCGTTCCTGGAGGCGGCCGATAGCTTGCGCCTGATCCAGGTGCCTAAAGGGCCAGTTGAGGGATATGAGGAAAATGAAGAGTTTCTGAGGACCATGCACCACCTGCTGCTGGAGGTGGAAGTGATAGAGGGCACCCTGCAGTGCCCGGAATCTGGACGTATGTTCCCCATCAGCCGCGGGATCCCCAACATGCTGCTGAgtgaagaggaaactgagagttGA